One window of the Chitinophaga niabensis genome contains the following:
- a CDS encoding response regulator transcription factor, producing the protein MKTILIADDHTIVRLGVTHIVSTLSIPVSIKEAETFDQVITLLDQDPYDLLILDINIPGGNSLQMIDAVKLRQPKIKILIFSGYDEQLFAINYMQAGADGYLVKYSPEDEIRTAIQTVLNQQKYMSAATREQMLNMLNAQKEPVQNPLATLSGREIEVMNLLTKGIPVAKIAEMLHLQVTTVSTYKTRVFEKLGISNIVELLEKVKMYSTTL; encoded by the coding sequence ATGAAAACTATCCTGATTGCGGATGACCATACCATCGTAAGATTGGGTGTTACGCATATTGTATCTACTCTTTCCATTCCTGTATCCATCAAAGAAGCTGAGACTTTCGACCAGGTCATCACTTTGCTGGACCAGGATCCTTATGATCTTCTGATACTCGACATTAATATTCCCGGTGGTAACAGTCTTCAGATGATTGATGCCGTAAAGCTCCGGCAGCCAAAGATTAAGATCCTTATCTTTTCCGGTTATGATGAACAACTGTTTGCTATTAATTATATGCAGGCAGGCGCGGACGGGTATCTTGTAAAATACTCGCCGGAAGATGAGATCAGAACTGCTATCCAGACGGTGTTGAACCAGCAGAAATACATGAGCGCCGCCACACGTGAGCAGATGTTGAACATGCTGAACGCACAAAAGGAGCCGGTACAGAATCCACTGGCCACTTTATCCGGGCGGGAGATAGAAGTGATGAACCTGCTCACGAAAGGAATACCTGTTGCAAAAATAGCAGAGATGCTGCATTTGCAGGTAACTACTGTGAGCACCTATAAAACACGCGTATTTGAAAAACTGGGCATCTCCAATATTGTAGAACTGCTGGAAAAAGTAAAGATGTACAGCACCACGCTTTAA
- the pepE gene encoding dipeptidase PepE: MMKIVLASTSTLSGQDYLAYLQPVMQRLFSGISEIIFVPYARPGGISHDDYTQRAADAFAAIGVRVKGLHTFEDPATALKHAEGFFTGGGNTFLLVKQLHELELMDVLRAEVEKGKPYLGTSAGSNIGGVNMQTTNDMPIVYPPSFETMGLVPFNLNPHYLDPIPEIKHMGETRETRIREFHTQQDVTVIGLREGSWIEVSGTEIRLRGELSARIFKVGREAYELGTGGDLAIL, from the coding sequence ATGATGAAGATCGTTTTAGCCAGTACCTCCACTTTATCCGGCCAGGATTACCTGGCTTACCTGCAGCCGGTGATGCAGCGCCTGTTCTCCGGTATTTCCGAGATCATTTTTGTGCCTTACGCCCGGCCCGGCGGCATCTCTCATGATGACTATACACAACGGGCAGCGGATGCATTTGCTGCTATCGGCGTGCGTGTAAAAGGCCTGCATACTTTCGAAGATCCGGCAACGGCTTTAAAACATGCAGAAGGTTTCTTTACCGGCGGCGGTAATACTTTCTTATTAGTGAAACAACTGCATGAGCTGGAACTGATGGATGTGTTACGTGCGGAAGTAGAGAAAGGGAAACCATACCTGGGTACCAGTGCAGGCAGTAATATCGGTGGGGTGAATATGCAAACCACCAACGACATGCCTATTGTATACCCGCCTTCTTTTGAAACCATGGGCCTGGTACCTTTCAATCTCAACCCGCATTACCTGGACCCAATACCGGAGATAAAACACATGGGTGAAACAAGGGAAACGAGGATCAGGGAGTTTCATACACAACAGGATGTAACGGTGATAGGCTTACGGGAAGGGAGCTGGATTGAGGTTTCCGGAACAGAGATCCGTTTACGCGGAGAACTGAGTGCGAGGATCTTTAAGGTTGGGAGGGAGGCTTATGAGTTAGGGACCGGGGGAGATCTGGCGATATTGTGA
- a CDS encoding LytR/AlgR family response regulator transcription factor gives MIRVVIIDDEPAIRRDMQALLQQQPGFIVVGTCGSVAEARVLIPATQPDLLLLDISLGDGTGFDILQEAGPLSCKVIFITAHHDHAIKAIKYGALDYLLKPVDEEELQQALQRVLQLKAVAPEQLSLAQQHLKQGGLQNRIVLRSQQYLQIVAFEEIVYCQSDAGYTTFFLTDGRKIVASKSIKEYEELLPEAKFLRPHQSYLVNHQFIDRYHKDGYLVLRNGVEIPVSTRRKDLVMEFLTGNR, from the coding sequence ATGATTAGAGTAGTGATCATAGATGATGAGCCGGCTATCCGCAGAGATATGCAGGCATTACTGCAACAGCAGCCCGGTTTTATAGTGGTGGGTACCTGCGGCAGCGTGGCGGAAGCCAGGGTGCTGATCCCTGCCACGCAGCCAGACCTTCTGCTGCTGGACATTTCCCTGGGAGACGGTACCGGCTTTGACATCCTGCAGGAAGCGGGGCCGCTTTCCTGTAAAGTGATCTTCATCACTGCCCACCATGACCATGCTATTAAAGCCATCAAGTATGGCGCACTGGATTACCTGCTGAAACCTGTAGATGAAGAGGAACTGCAGCAGGCATTGCAAAGGGTGTTACAGCTGAAAGCCGTAGCGCCGGAACAACTGTCCCTGGCACAGCAGCACCTGAAACAGGGCGGCCTGCAGAACAGGATCGTCCTGCGCTCGCAGCAATACCTGCAGATCGTTGCTTTTGAGGAGATTGTGTATTGCCAGAGTGATGCAGGTTATACCACTTTCTTTTTAACAGACGGGAGGAAGATCGTTGCATCCAAGTCCATCAAAGAATATGAAGAGCTATTGCCCGAAGCAAAGTTCCTCCGCCCGCATCAATCCTATTTAGTGAATCATCAGTTCATAGACCGGTACCATAAGGATGGGTACCTGGTACTCCGTAATGGTGTGGAGATACCTGTATCTACCCGCCGGAAAGACCTGGTGATGGAATTCCTTACCGGTAACCGCTAA
- a CDS encoding two-component regulator propeller domain-containing protein yields MRRFVHLLIPLLTGTPAFALSGLSGIDTLPYTITHYTDENGLPQNSVKFIAPDDEGFLWLATENGLVRFEGDRFRNFNSSSRISYIFSNSGHDKLFARTDQRVGIQVENGRTATFTRDPKGEDDYEFLIYSDTAFTYPVNGLPNVFADGIHPDYFLIPVNAQEYYMVCKDSIRFVRKKQEQYRFKFPISNPWKFFTMGDSLYQLTEKGDINFFDKDKAVNVMVRGDILNFPAYKTRKKDIQLYWNFVAQQLFFYLDQQCYFVEVLPDGSLGTTLVVKDFDFEQLSILSVYYTAFNKRVYLGSSSKGMFVFSWKQFHPLRTGEGKTDVYYAQAPFGNDGIITPQGIAFDAQGKHSSLPLFDRVKGRYDNYSMQVDKEGNIWSKSIRSIYKMNAACTEILWSRDFHDGVSQLYTDNAGRLWIGTLKSGLYYLYTKDENPVPLLYSATIKGATYMQMENADTMWVGTSKGLFRIQVSKNRIDTIAGLEEAHVRSLYIPNKDEVWVTTYGSGFYLHRQNRLTTMPLDKLKYLAFAHCIIGDAHGYFWITSNKGLFKASRKDLIAYADWKQDLVYYFYYGKSQGFFTNEFNGGCQPCALKLSNGDISLPSLDGIVRFSPDSLNHYLPARKLFLDEVELDGHSLPANDTLLLPNNFLQLKLHISTPFFGDNYNTQIFYSVAGEGNDIWLPVESNHVISFSSMPSGTYHLRIRKINGFGANNFIEKSIVFTVELAWFETVWFRILLLGLLALSVVAYLRWRITSIQYKTHLLETRVSDRTRELKQALEFLQTSENKLRKQTLMQQRLIAAITHDIKTPMKFLMLLSNNRNTGDKSAKAVYDALYKMYHLVENLIQYMKTHIKGEGVILEAVDLHDLLEEKAGIFRPIAAAREVEIFNDTTPGSKVMVNRQLLAVVMHNLLDNAVKYTTQGSIHMEAIHQGNEVCIRFIDTGIGMQPVLADWVNQYNATDTQVHNGIGLLIVIELLLLINGRLKVIPNKDTGTTVSVILEINNSN; encoded by the coding sequence ATGAGACGTTTTGTTCACTTACTTATTCCGCTTTTGACGGGTACGCCTGCGTTTGCTTTATCCGGTTTATCCGGCATAGATACTTTACCGTATACCATTACTCATTACACAGATGAGAATGGTTTACCACAGAATAGCGTAAAGTTCATTGCTCCTGATGATGAGGGATTTCTATGGCTGGCCACGGAAAACGGCCTGGTGCGTTTTGAGGGCGACCGCTTCCGCAATTTCAATAGCAGCAGCAGGATCTCTTATATTTTTTCCAATTCCGGGCATGACAAACTTTTTGCCAGAACGGACCAAAGGGTAGGCATCCAGGTGGAGAACGGCCGAACGGCTACGTTTACACGTGATCCAAAAGGGGAGGATGATTATGAATTCCTGATCTATAGTGATACGGCCTTCACCTATCCGGTTAATGGGCTCCCTAATGTTTTTGCCGATGGGATCCATCCGGATTATTTCCTGATCCCTGTAAACGCACAGGAATATTACATGGTGTGTAAGGACAGCATCAGATTTGTCAGGAAAAAACAAGAGCAATACCGGTTTAAATTTCCCATTTCCAATCCCTGGAAATTTTTCACGATGGGGGATAGTCTTTATCAGTTGACTGAAAAGGGGGATATCAACTTTTTCGATAAAGACAAAGCTGTTAATGTGATGGTCAGAGGGGATATCCTGAATTTTCCTGCTTATAAGACCCGGAAAAAAGATATTCAATTATACTGGAATTTTGTTGCACAGCAGCTTTTCTTTTACCTGGACCAGCAATGTTATTTTGTAGAAGTACTGCCAGATGGCAGCCTGGGTACTACACTGGTGGTAAAGGATTTTGATTTTGAACAGCTGTCTATTCTTTCTGTTTATTATACCGCCTTCAATAAACGTGTTTACCTGGGCAGCAGTTCCAAGGGAATGTTTGTTTTTTCCTGGAAGCAGTTTCATCCGCTTCGTACGGGAGAGGGGAAAACAGACGTGTATTATGCACAGGCACCATTTGGAAATGATGGTATCATAACACCGCAAGGAATTGCATTCGATGCGCAGGGAAAACATTCTTCCTTACCCTTGTTCGACCGGGTAAAAGGAAGGTATGACAATTACAGCATGCAGGTGGATAAGGAGGGCAACATCTGGAGCAAATCCATCAGGAGCATCTATAAAATGAATGCAGCCTGTACTGAAATATTGTGGTCAAGGGATTTTCATGATGGTGTCAGCCAGCTTTATACAGATAACGCTGGCCGTTTATGGATCGGCACCCTGAAGTCCGGGCTTTATTACCTTTACACGAAGGATGAAAACCCTGTGCCGCTTTTGTATAGCGCCACTATAAAAGGTGCCACTTACATGCAGATGGAAAATGCTGATACCATGTGGGTAGGCACCAGTAAGGGCTTGTTCCGCATCCAGGTCAGCAAAAACAGGATAGACACAATTGCCGGCCTGGAGGAGGCACATGTAAGAAGTTTATACATTCCCAACAAAGATGAAGTCTGGGTCACTACATACGGGAGTGGTTTCTACCTGCACCGGCAAAACAGGTTAACTACCATGCCGCTGGATAAACTTAAATACCTGGCCTTTGCACACTGTATCATCGGCGATGCACATGGTTACTTCTGGATCACCAGCAATAAAGGATTGTTCAAAGCTTCCCGTAAAGACCTGATAGCTTATGCAGACTGGAAGCAGGACCTCGTCTATTATTTCTATTATGGAAAGAGCCAGGGTTTTTTTACGAATGAATTTAATGGCGGATGCCAGCCATGTGCTTTAAAACTCAGCAACGGGGATATCTCGCTGCCTTCCCTGGACGGTATTGTGCGGTTCTCTCCTGATTCATTAAACCACTATCTGCCGGCGAGGAAATTGTTCCTGGATGAAGTGGAGCTGGACGGGCATTCTTTGCCGGCAAACGATACGCTTTTGCTGCCGAACAACTTCCTGCAACTCAAATTGCATATCAGCACGCCTTTTTTTGGAGATAACTATAATACACAGATCTTTTATTCGGTAGCTGGTGAAGGAAACGACATCTGGTTACCGGTAGAGAGCAACCATGTTATTTCGTTTTCTTCCATGCCTTCGGGTACCTATCACCTCCGTATCCGCAAGATCAATGGTTTTGGTGCCAACAATTTTATAGAAAAATCAATTGTTTTTACGGTAGAACTGGCCTGGTTTGAAACAGTGTGGTTCCGCATACTCCTGCTGGGATTGCTGGCATTGTCTGTGGTGGCGTACCTTCGCTGGCGCATCACCAGTATTCAATACAAAACCCACTTGCTGGAAACGCGGGTGTCTGACAGAACAAGAGAACTCAAGCAGGCCCTGGAGTTCCTGCAGACTTCAGAGAACAAACTGCGCAAGCAAACCCTGATGCAGCAGCGGCTGATCGCAGCTATCACGCACGACATCAAAACACCCATGAAGTTCCTTATGCTCTTATCCAATAACCGTAATACGGGCGATAAGAGTGCAAAAGCGGTATATGATGCGCTCTACAAGATGTATCATCTTGTGGAGAACCTCATCCAGTATATGAAAACGCATATCAAGGGCGAAGGCGTTATACTGGAAGCGGTAGACCTGCACGACCTGCTGGAAGAGAAAGCGGGTATCTTCAGGCCCATTGCTGCCGCAAGAGAAGTGGAGATCTTCAACGATACTACGCCGGGCAGCAAAGTAATGGTGAACCGCCAGTTGCTGGCCGTGGTAATGCATAACCTGCTGGACAATGCGGTGAAATATACCACGCAGGGTTCTATCCATATGGAAGCCATTCACCAGGGCAATGAGGTCTGCATCAGATTTATAGATACAGGCATCGGTATGCAGCCGGTGCTGGCGGACTGGGTAAACCAGTACAATGCAACAGACACACAGGTGCATAACGGTATTGGTCTGCTGATCGTGATAGAGTTACTCCTGCTGATCAATGGCAGGTTGAAAGTAATACCGAATAAGGATACGGGAACTACAGTATCAGTGATCCTGGAAATTAATAATAGTAATTAA
- a CDS encoding ABC transporter permease, which translates to MKVAFRNLLRNKAFSFINISGLVLGMASAMLILLWIQHEVSYDRFHHHPERLFEVWTNNVVEGKIESNTYTPELMGPAITADIPEAAAVARFGGGGMLLFTYGENQINGKGNWVDPAFLKMFNFPLVEGDINTLLNDPLSIVLTQQLAHKLFGNVSALGKSLRIGTDENFTVTGVLKDLPDNSMFDFEYLNSSMLRQSRGFTDKDWTNISPRTFVLLKPNTSSALVNNKLKGMISAYSNKRSNTEAFLYPVSQEYLYGKFENGVPVGGRITKVRTFALIAGLILLIACINFMNLSTARSEKRAKEVGIRKVAGANKETLIGQFLGESLLISFIAGILAVAAVILVLPSFNLLIGKTLVFHFNRPEWWLAITGFILLTGFLAGSYPALFLSRFRPVQVLKGSFKNVHALVTPRKVLVVLQFSFAIGLIICTIIIRQQLKYGQDREVGYERKDLVYTFMKGEVGKNYQLIKDELLNNGFASAVTKTQNPITQIWSTGFSMQWKGKPENEKVMVKRYAADGDMVKTFGMQLVQGRDIDVKKYPTDSTACLINEAAVKVMGFADPIGETIFDDPVKWHVVGVVKDFISESPYQAIKPFMVKGPKEGMGVLHIKLSSKYTTAKALAGVEAIFRKYNSQYPFEVFFVDEQYARKFGEQQFMTRLIGLFSGLTILIACLGLLGLAMYMAENRTKEIGVRKVMGASVASITRLLTMDFMKLVVVALFIASPVAWYFMDQWLDNYNYRIYVSWWVFALAGLGAIAIAFLTISVQTIRAANADPIRSLRIE; encoded by the coding sequence ATGAAGGTTGCATTCAGAAATCTCCTGCGCAATAAGGCATTCTCATTCATTAATATCAGCGGCCTGGTATTAGGTATGGCCAGTGCTATGCTGATCTTATTGTGGATCCAGCATGAAGTAAGTTATGATCGCTTTCATCATCACCCGGAACGCTTATTTGAAGTATGGACGAACAATGTTGTGGAAGGAAAGATAGAATCCAATACTTATACTCCTGAATTAATGGGTCCGGCCATCACTGCAGATATTCCGGAAGCAGCCGCCGTAGCCCGCTTTGGTGGTGGCGGCATGTTATTGTTTACCTATGGAGAAAATCAGATCAATGGAAAGGGAAACTGGGTAGATCCTGCTTTTTTGAAGATGTTCAATTTCCCGCTGGTGGAAGGAGATATTAATACCCTGTTGAATGATCCTTTAAGTATTGTACTTACGCAGCAACTGGCGCATAAGTTATTCGGGAACGTTTCTGCACTGGGTAAATCATTGCGGATAGGTACAGATGAAAACTTTACGGTAACAGGGGTGCTGAAAGACCTTCCCGATAACTCCATGTTTGATTTTGAGTACCTGAACTCTTCCATGTTGCGCCAGTCCAGGGGATTTACGGATAAAGACTGGACGAATATAAGCCCCCGCACCTTTGTGTTGCTCAAACCCAATACTTCATCTGCGCTTGTGAATAACAAGCTGAAAGGTATGATCAGTGCCTATAGTAATAAACGTTCCAATACCGAAGCGTTTTTATACCCGGTGAGCCAGGAATACCTGTATGGGAAATTTGAGAATGGCGTGCCGGTAGGTGGAAGGATTACCAAAGTCCGGACCTTTGCCCTGATTGCAGGGCTTATTTTGTTGATAGCCTGCATCAATTTCATGAACCTCTCTACTGCACGCAGTGAAAAACGGGCTAAAGAGGTTGGTATACGTAAAGTGGCAGGCGCCAATAAAGAAACCCTCATTGGGCAGTTCCTGGGGGAATCATTACTGATCTCTTTTATCGCAGGTATACTGGCCGTTGCCGCTGTGATACTTGTATTACCTTCTTTTAATTTACTGATCGGTAAAACGCTTGTATTTCACTTTAACAGGCCGGAATGGTGGTTGGCCATCACGGGATTTATTCTGTTGACAGGTTTCCTGGCAGGCAGCTACCCTGCCTTATTCCTTTCCCGTTTCAGACCTGTGCAGGTGCTGAAGGGCAGTTTTAAGAACGTGCATGCCCTGGTTACGCCCAGGAAAGTATTGGTGGTGCTGCAATTTTCTTTTGCCATTGGTTTGATCATCTGTACGATCATCATCCGGCAACAGTTAAAATACGGGCAGGATAGGGAAGTGGGATATGAACGAAAGGACCTGGTATATACATTTATGAAAGGAGAGGTTGGTAAAAATTACCAGCTTATAAAAGATGAATTGCTGAATAATGGTTTTGCTTCGGCAGTTACTAAAACCCAGAATCCTATTACGCAGATCTGGAGCACAGGGTTTAGCATGCAATGGAAAGGAAAGCCGGAAAACGAAAAGGTGATGGTAAAGCGGTACGCTGCGGACGGTGATATGGTAAAAACCTTTGGCATGCAGTTAGTACAAGGCAGGGATATAGATGTAAAAAAATATCCCACAGATTCAACGGCCTGCCTGATCAATGAAGCGGCTGTTAAAGTGATGGGTTTTGCCGATCCCATAGGTGAAACGATATTCGATGATCCGGTTAAATGGCATGTGGTAGGAGTAGTGAAAGATTTTATCTCCGAATCTCCCTACCAGGCTATTAAGCCATTTATGGTAAAGGGGCCAAAGGAGGGCATGGGTGTTTTGCATATTAAACTAAGCAGCAAATATACAACAGCTAAAGCGCTGGCAGGAGTGGAAGCGATCTTCAGAAAGTATAACTCCCAATATCCATTCGAAGTTTTTTTTGTGGATGAACAATATGCCAGGAAGTTCGGAGAGCAACAATTCATGACCCGGTTAATAGGATTGTTTTCCGGCCTGACCATCCTGATCGCCTGCCTTGGCCTGTTGGGCCTGGCTATGTATATGGCAGAAAACAGAACGAAGGAAATTGGTGTCCGCAAGGTGATGGGCGCTTCTGTTGCCAGTATCACACGTTTGTTAACGATGGATTTCATGAAGCTGGTAGTGGTTGCACTTTTCATTGCTTCCCCGGTGGCCTGGTATTTTATGGACCAGTGGCTGGATAATTATAACTACAGGATCTATGTCAGCTGGTGGGTGTTTGCGCTGGCAGGACTGGGCGCCATTGCCATTGCATTCCTTACCATAAGTGTTCAGACTATCCGCGCTGCCAATGCAGATCCTATACGAAGTTTGCGGATAGAATAG
- a CDS encoding sensor histidine kinase, which translates to MKKFIKAVLNAGRRPSQPIVEQKLIRSLNLGCLVAVLLAFLLIILNGLTGYYILAVTYFVSIIFSSGVIVLQRYGYYGTARYLAVFESMVLFSFVALAYHNSVELLLLFNILTIVLLFDNPWERYSLGVLNVALFTFTRLYVDTHPPLISELPFLREIMSYVVACTFLGLIIANYKKDQLHNRQLLEGMNRRLKEKAETLKNLNETKEKVLSILSRDLRQPLASMKSLVALSDDVTPAEFTSFTKKVENHLDNGLLSLENTMHWAHSQMKGQEAIPEACKVNSILLPLKVRFEETLKGKAINLLMAVPENARVYADPEHFSIILRNLLSNAIKYTPRGGIVSIAARQRLDHMELAITDTGTGIDPKLMERLFDLELHFTCFGTENEHGVGLGLLVVKELAELNNGEVKLSSEPGKGTTVLLSLPLC; encoded by the coding sequence ATGAAAAAATTCATCAAGGCAGTACTAAATGCAGGGCGGCGGCCATCGCAGCCCATCGTGGAGCAAAAGCTGATAAGGTCACTCAACCTGGGATGCCTTGTAGCGGTTTTGCTGGCTTTTTTGCTCATAATCCTCAATGGCCTCACAGGATATTACATCCTGGCGGTCACTTATTTCGTGTCCATTATTTTCTCCTCCGGTGTTATTGTTTTACAGCGCTATGGGTATTACGGAACTGCCCGCTACCTGGCTGTATTTGAAAGCATGGTGCTCTTTTCCTTTGTAGCGCTTGCCTATCATAACAGCGTGGAACTGCTGCTGCTTTTTAACATCCTCACTATTGTATTACTGTTTGATAACCCCTGGGAACGTTATTCACTGGGCGTTTTAAACGTGGCATTGTTCACCTTTACCCGCCTGTATGTGGATACGCATCCTCCCCTGATCAGTGAACTGCCTTTCCTCCGGGAGATCATGAGTTATGTGGTGGCCTGTACTTTCCTGGGCCTGATCATCGCCAATTATAAAAAAGACCAGCTGCATAACCGGCAATTACTGGAAGGCATGAACAGAAGGCTGAAAGAAAAAGCAGAGACCCTGAAGAACCTGAATGAAACAAAAGAGAAAGTATTGTCCATCCTCTCCCGTGACCTGCGTCAGCCCCTGGCCAGCATGAAATCCCTGGTGGCGCTTTCGGATGATGTAACGCCTGCTGAATTTACTTCGTTCACCAAAAAGGTAGAAAATCACCTGGACAACGGACTGCTCAGCCTGGAAAATACCATGCACTGGGCACACTCCCAGATGAAAGGGCAGGAGGCCATACCGGAAGCCTGCAAAGTGAATAGCATCCTGCTGCCATTGAAGGTGCGGTTTGAGGAAACCCTGAAAGGAAAAGCCATCAACCTTTTAATGGCCGTGCCGGAAAATGCCAGGGTATATGCAGATCCGGAACACTTTTCCATTATCCTGCGTAACCTGTTATCCAATGCCATCAAATATACTCCCAGGGGAGGTATTGTAAGCATTGCTGCAAGGCAAAGGCTCGATCATATGGAGCTGGCCATTACAGATACCGGTACCGGGATAGATCCCAAACTGATGGAAAGGCTCTTTGACCTGGAATTACATTTCACCTGCTTTGGAACGGAAAACGAACATGGCGTTGGGCTGGGCCTGCTGGTGGTAAAAGAACTGGCAGAATTAAATAACGGAGAGGTGAAACTTTCCAGCGAACCCGGGAAAGGTACCACGGTACTGCTAAGCCTTCCCCTTTGCTAA
- a CDS encoding histidine kinase yields the protein MRLIPVVLFLCCIIACAPKKVAVTNGQADTLMAFMKESVNPHFHNQRPREAGRLLDSIYPFVQQLNNYILTCSYLRFKGVQFGEEKKYDSARAVINESIALALKKDSTGKQVLAGKIQLIDILHEEGYNDSALKVAKEAYYEAAKIDTPGLAIICLRLSEIYMDIGDLPAVKKYLFEGFHRTSRPILKTVFANGISKYYADNDQPDSAIIFFKAMETDTSFASPHFDAVKYGNLGLLLSQTGKPEEGLPYLLKSMDISRELDQLDGESYYALGETYSKLKQYKQSAAYLDTAFSMGEQSTLTSVWKRRSRNLAAQGQYAAAYAALDSSYESYRAENDSSLAMQGRELETKYAVKAKDDEIAALAFENKANHKIHRQQQVIIIGMIVGGVLLATLGLLLWRRRKLQLQLLETSLQQRLLRSQMEPHFIFNTLSVLQSFIRNDEKEKAIRYLNKFAKLVRISLENARESFVPLKDEVLALQNYLGLQAMRFEGDFDYEIDVYEQYEEDELLIPPMLLQPFVENAILHGIRQLPRKGLIRVSIRRTQWMLHCEIEDNGNGMLPVREATPDKQSLSTIITQERLTMLSRQTRQPAHLSITDKGTLNGQGVLVKLDIPLRRTK from the coding sequence ATGCGCCTTATTCCTGTTGTATTATTCCTGTGCTGTATCATTGCCTGTGCACCCAAAAAAGTGGCCGTTACTAACGGTCAGGCAGACACGCTGATGGCATTCATGAAAGAATCCGTCAACCCCCATTTTCATAACCAGCGTCCCAGGGAAGCAGGCCGGCTGCTGGATAGTATCTATCCTTTTGTGCAGCAGCTCAATAACTATATACTCACCTGCTCTTACCTGCGCTTCAAAGGGGTGCAGTTTGGAGAGGAAAAGAAGTATGACAGTGCGAGGGCAGTGATCAATGAATCCATTGCATTGGCTCTCAAGAAAGATTCCACAGGGAAACAGGTACTGGCCGGCAAGATACAGCTGATCGATATCCTGCATGAGGAAGGGTATAATGACAGTGCCCTGAAAGTAGCCAAAGAAGCCTATTACGAAGCCGCTAAAATAGATACGCCAGGCCTGGCCATCATCTGCCTGCGCCTCTCCGAAATCTATATGGATATTGGCGACCTGCCTGCTGTGAAGAAATACCTCTTCGAAGGTTTTCATCGCACTTCCCGCCCTATTCTGAAAACAGTATTTGCCAATGGCATTTCCAAATATTATGCGGATAACGACCAGCCGGATTCCGCCATTATTTTCTTCAAAGCAATGGAAACAGATACCAGCTTTGCCAGCCCTCATTTCGATGCGGTGAAATACGGGAACCTGGGCCTCCTGCTCTCACAAACGGGCAAACCGGAAGAAGGATTACCCTACCTGCTAAAGTCCATGGACATCAGCAGGGAGCTGGATCAACTGGATGGGGAATCATATTATGCCCTGGGAGAAACCTACAGTAAACTGAAGCAATACAAACAGTCCGCCGCCTACCTGGATACTGCATTCAGCATGGGAGAGCAGTCTACCCTCACCAGTGTATGGAAGAGAAGGTCGCGCAACCTGGCTGCACAGGGGCAATACGCTGCTGCCTATGCCGCATTAGATAGTTCTTATGAAAGTTACAGGGCGGAAAATGATTCTTCCCTTGCCATGCAGGGAAGAGAGCTGGAAACAAAATATGCGGTGAAAGCCAAGGACGATGAAATTGCCGCACTGGCCTTTGAAAATAAAGCTAACCATAAGATCCACCGCCAGCAGCAGGTGATCATTATTGGAATGATCGTTGGCGGAGTATTACTGGCAACACTGGGCTTATTACTCTGGCGCCGCCGCAAACTGCAGTTACAACTGCTGGAAACTTCCCTTCAGCAACGCCTGTTGCGCAGCCAGATGGAACCGCATTTCATTTTCAACACTTTGAGTGTTTTACAAAGTTTTATCAGGAATGATGAAAAGGAGAAAGCGATCCGCTATCTGAATAAGTTTGCCAAACTGGTGCGCATCAGTTTAGAGAATGCCCGCGAAAGTTTTGTGCCGCTGAAAGATGAAGTGCTGGCGCTGCAAAACTACCTGGGCCTGCAGGCCATGCGTTTTGAAGGTGATTTTGACTATGAGATTGATGTGTATGAACAGTATGAAGAAGATGAGCTGCTCATTCCTCCTATGTTATTACAACCTTTTGTAGAGAACGCCATCCTGCATGGTATCCGCCAGCTGCCGCGCAAAGGCCTCATCCGCGTAAGCATACGCAGAACACAGTGGATGCTGCACTGTGAAATAGAAGATAACGGCAATGGCATGCTGCCGGTTCGCGAGGCTACGCCGGATAAACAATCCCTTTCCACCATTATCACGCAGGAACGGCTGACCATGCTGAGCCGTCAAACCCGCCAACCGGCCCATTTGAGTATTACAGACAAAGGGACGCTGAACGGGCAGGGGGTGCTTGTAAAACTGGATATCCCTCTCCGCAGGACTAAATGA